One region of Brassica napus cultivar Da-Ae chromosome A10, Da-Ae, whole genome shotgun sequence genomic DNA includes:
- the LOC125578956 gene encoding uncharacterized protein LOC125578956 codes for MEDVLSRAWALVKWEEDVASHAKGQPKQDQRSADQIEETERKDPPKKDPRTPVIETGAGSSTGLKRRKKEDGMSVSTWPDISHLSISTPELANAQRQMGQQVKWPPKMKGSDSFWNPQLWCDFHRDHGHKTKDCIAIKIEKAKAHLSKETVGKSKGAAPTSPPCQDRVIHVISEGSEVSGVSHTAAKKSTHNAKHDLETTQSKRLLLGTDEISFTAKELEKILAPQHDALVIALTIVNCLVKRVLVDNDSSNNIIFQMVYQDHGLEESALTRKVTPLIGFSGEVKQTAGEAILPVYAEGVNMSTKFLVVDC; via the exons ATGGAAGATGTGCTGTCCCGAGCCTGGGCGCTGGTGAAGTGGGAGGAAGATGTTGCTAGCCATGCCAAGGGTCAACCAAAGCAGGACCAAAGGTCAGCCGATCAGATCGAGGAGACCGAGAGGAAAGATCCTCCCAAAAAGGATCCAAGGACTCCGGTAATAGAAACAGGGGCAGGTTCTAGTACTGGCctcaagagaaggaagaaggaaGATGGAATGTCGGTATCTACCTGGCCCGATATCTCTCATCTCTCGATATCAACACCAGAGCTGGCCAACGCACAGAGACAGATGGGCCAACAGGTTAAGTGGCCTCCAAAGATGAAAGGATCTGATTCGTTCTGGAACCCGCAACTCTGGTGCGACTTCCACCGCGATCATGGCCACAAAACCAAAGACTGCATCGCCATAAAGATTGAG AAAGCCAAGGCCCACCTCAGCAAAGAGACAGTCGGGAAGTCCAAAGGAGCTGCACCAACCTCACCACCTTGCCAAGATCGGGTGATCCATGTCATATCCGAAGGCTCAGAAGTAAGCGGAGTAAGCCACACAGCCGCAAAGAAAAGCACCCATAACGCTAAGCATGATCTGGAAACGACCCAATCGAAGCGCCTACTTCTAGGCACCGATGAGATAAGCTTCACAGCTAAGGAGCTAGAGAAGATCCTAGCTCCCCAACACGATGCTCTAGTTATCGCTCTCACCATAGTGAACTGCTTGGTGAAAAGAGTACTAGTAGACAACGACAGCTCCAACAACATTATCTTCCAGATGGTGTACCAAGATCATGGGCTTGAGGAGAGCGCCCTAACGCGAAAGGTAACCCCACTCATCGGATTCAGCGGCGAGGTCAAGCAAACCGCCGGAGAGGCAATCCTCCCAGTATACGCTGAAGGAGTCAACATGTCTACCAAATTCCTGGTCGTAGATTGCTAA
- the LOC111212300 gene encoding short-chain dehydrogenase TIC 32 A, chloroplastic, which produces MKGTLRYLAGIAGPNGFGSRSTAEQVTQHCFLPYSHLTAIITGGTSGIGAETTRVLAKRGVRVVMAVRDMKKAEIVKERIVRESPEADIVLLEIDLSSLSSVARFCSQFLSQDLPLNIIINNAGIFSPNLEFSEEKIELTFATNFLGHYLLTEMLIKKMIDTAKKSGIEGRVINLTSVIHSWVKPDCFSFPELLHPIKYNGTKAYAQSKLATILHAKALSRRLKDRNANVTINAVHPGIVKTGIIRAHKGLLTDSLFLIASKLLKSVSQGAATTCYVALSNETKRISGKYFADSNETNCSDLANDVSLALKLCTNSHTLIHDYLHLSLPNLSLL; this is translated from the exons ATGAAGGGAACACTAAGATACTTAGCAGGAATTGCAGGGCCAAATGGGTTTGGCTCACGATCTACAGCTGAACAAGTTACACAACACTGCTTTCTCCCTTACTCCCATCTCACGGCCATTATCACTG GAGGAACATCTGGGATCGGTGCGGAAACCACCAGAGTGTTAGCAAAAAGAGGGGTGAGAGTAGTGATGGCAGTAAGAGATATGAAGAAAGCAGAAATTGTGAAGGAGAGAATAGTGAGAGAGAGCCCAGAAGCTGATATCGTATTattggagattgatctcagCTCTCTCTCTTCAGTGGCCAGATTCTGCTCTCAGTTTCTTTCACAGGATCTTCCCCTCAACATTATCAT aaacaATGCTGGGATTTTCTCTCCAAATCTTGAATTCTCAGAGGAAAAGATTGAACTGACATTTGCTACAAACTTTTTAG GACATTACTTATTAACAGAGATGCTGATAAAGAAAATGATAGATACGGCTAAGAAGAGTGGAATCGAAGGACGAGTCATTAACCTTACTTCCGTGATTCATAGTTGGGTCAAGCCTGATTGTTTCTCCTTCCCTGAATTACTACATCCCATTAA GTATAATGGTACAAAGGCATATGCTCAGTCAAAGCTGGCAACAATTTTACATGCCAAAGCGCTGAGCAGGCGATTAAAG GACAGAAATGCAAACGTAACGATAAATGCAGTCCATCCAGGGATTGTTAAAACAGGAATTATCAGAGCGCACAAGGGTCTTTTGACAG ATTCTCTGTTTTTGATAGCTTCGAAGCTCCTAAAGTCTGTAAGCCAG GGCGCAGCGACGACATGTTATGTGGCTTTGAGTAACGAAACCAAAAGGATTAGTGGAAAGTATTTTGCAGACTCGAATGAGACAAATTGCTCAGATTTGGCGAATGATGTATCTTTAGCTCTCAAGCTCTGCACCAACAGTCATACCCTAATCCATGATTATTTGCATCTATCTCTTCCTAATCTGAGTCTTCTGTAA